Part of the Chitinispirillales bacterium ANBcel5 genome is shown below.
TCCGGGGTTATTCTTTGTCATACCATTTGTGGATGTTCCCTGCGGCTATATTGATTGCAGAATATCGGTCACGGATTTCTCTGCCGAAAAGGTGCTTACAAAGGATGCCGTTCCAATCTTTTTTGACGCGATCATTTTCTGGATGATATGGGATGCCGCAAAGGCAAAACTTGAAGTCGAGAATTTCAGTGCTGCTGTTCCACTGAGCGCGAAAACTGCCTTAAGAGATATTATCGGTAAAACCACTCTGGCGGAACTTTTAACTAACCGCGATGAAATAGGCCAGGAGTTGCAAAAAATCCTCGACGCCAAAACGAATCCCTGGGGCATCACCTCCCTTTCCGTTGAGATAAAGGATATAGTAGTACCACAGGAGCTTGAGGATGCCATAAGCAGGGAAGCCCAGGCAGAACGTGAAAGAAGCGCACGCGTAATCCTTGGTTCAGCTGAAATCGAACTTGCGGAAAAGTATTCTAAGGCTGCGGAAAAATACAAAGGCAATGAGGAAGCAATGACCCTCAGGTCTTTAAACCTCCTGCTTGACTCGGTCAAAAACAAGGGTTCGATGATACTTGTCCCTTCAGAAGTGCCCCATCTTATGAATAAGGCAGTCGCGGCCGCTATGGCTAAAAACGGTAACCGCATTGAGGAAGATAGTTTGGAAGTATAACCCAATATCGATAACAATCCAAGCAACAGGAGCGCGCCTTGAAACTCAGAGACAGGTTTTTTGAAACGCTATCAAATGTGGTGACTCATCACGCAGGCACAGTTCTTTTGACTTGTGTAATCCTGACTATTGTACTGCTTGCTTCAGCCACCCGTTTGGGAATAAAAACGCAGTTTGCCGATATGATGCCCGATGACATTCCAATGATCCAGGAGTATATGGAGATCATTGAAGATTATTCATCTGATGCAACGGTAATGATTACAATAGAAAATGACCAGCTGAATCTTGATCGTATGCAGGAAGTCGCTCAGGATTTAGCAGCTCGTTTAAGCACTATACATTTGCTTCAACCCAAAGAAGATCAGTCTTTGACACTGGGGCAGCGTTTCGCGCTCTTTCAGGGCCAATTTCCATCAAACATTGATTATGACACACTAAACCTCGTACGGCGAATAGACTATAAAATCGACAGAGAATTCATCTCTTCACACGGAATGATGGCTCAGGAAACAAAAGACCTGGAAAACATGCTCACCATGTACAGCTCTCTTTCACTTACAAATCTGATTCAGAACATAAACGACAATTTTGAAAAGGAGTTTATTGATGATTCAGATAACATTACCACGCTAAATGGTGAGGAGCAGGCCGTGCAGGGGCTTGAGGGAATAAGTCGTTTCCTTGAAAGCATCGACATTTACTTAGAGCAAAGGGACTCTGTTGCGGTGGCAGGTGCTATAGCGGATTTCATAACCGGACCTCAGTATATGATTTCCTCAGATAACAGCA
Proteins encoded:
- a CDS encoding slipin family protein, which gives rise to MAIKREYRESRDFNPVLSTVKKHTFALQRYIINLLLLAIAVALFYVSQAQTNHYGLVLGVAAALFFAASLSARIAFEWERVPLLRFGCFRKTKGPGLFFVIPFVDVPCGYIDCRISVTDFSAEKVLTKDAVPIFFDAIIFWMIWDAAKAKLEVENFSAAVPLSAKTALRDIIGKTTLAELLTNRDEIGQELQKILDAKTNPWGITSLSVEIKDIVVPQELEDAISREAQAERERSARVILGSAEIELAEKYSKAAEKYKGNEEAMTLRSLNLLLDSVKNKGSMILVPSEVPHLMNKAVAAAMAKNGNRIEEDSLEV